The sequence GGACCGGAGGACGATTCGGTCTTCAGACCATGTGCGAAGGCGGCGGCACCGCGAACGCGACAATCTACGAGAATCTGACGTAATCGACGGGCATCCACGGGTATCGGTCCCGTGGATGCTCCTATCGCGCCCGGCTCGGGGGACGGCCGGTGAGGAGCGAATTCGTTCGGCAGCCCGGGGATGGCCGGGGGGGGCGAATTCGGTTCGGCGGCCCGGTCTCCGGTGAAAGGAGGCCGGGCCGCTTCGTGTGTCGGGGCCGTGCTGATTCTTCACGAAACGCACGTGTGCGAGCAATCTCAACCCGTTTAATCAGTATAAATGTGTTACTCTTTGCGTATGGCCGAGTTCGTGTCGCCTCCCGACCTCTTCCGGGTCGACGGCGAAAATGTTCACCTGTTGGCGTCGACGTCGTCGACCTCGCAATATCTCGTCTTTCCGGCGGAGCCGGGCCGCCCGGTGGTCGAACTGAGCTCCGAGGGGACGCTCTACACCTGGACGAGCCAGGAATTTCCTCCGCCCTCCCCGCCGGCATTGAAGGACGGGGACTTCCGTGCCTACGGAGTGGGGTACGTCGAGTTCCCGGAAGGCCTGCTCGTAGAGGGGCGGCTGACCTCGTGTGATCCCGAAGCGCTCACGATCGGCGGTCGCATGCGGGTGGTCACCATTCCGTTCGCCGGGGGCGAGACCTTCGCCTTCGAACCGGTCGATGTCAACGAGTCGGACAGGGGACAGTAATGGTGGACGTGGCAATCATCGGCGTGGGTATGCATCCGTTCGGGCGCTTCCCCGGAAAGTCCGCGCTCGATATGGGCGCGGAAGCCTTACGCGCTGCGCTCGACGACGCCGGCATCGCATGGCCGGATGTCCAGATGGGCTTCGCGGGCAGCCTGGAAGTGTCCAATCCCGATTCCGTGATCGGCAAGGTCGGACTCACGGGCATCCCGGTGTACGGGGTGTTCAACGGCTGCGCCACCGCCAACACATCTCTGTCGATGGCGGCCAAGGCCATCGAGCACGGTGAGGCGGACATCGCGGTCGCAGTCGGATTCGATAAACATCCCAAAGGCGCGTTCGCAGCCGATCCGTCGGTGATCGGACTCCCCGAGTGGTACGCGGAGACAGGACTGTTCCTGACCACGCACTTCTTCGGCATGAAGATCAACCGCTACATGCACGATCATGGCATCACTTCCCGGACGCTTGCACGGGTCGCAGCGAAGAACCTCCGCAACGGTGCACGAAACGAACTCGCCTGGCGACGAAAGCCCATGTCCGAGGAGCAGATTCTCGGAGCCCCCTATCTCAACTTCCCCTTGACGCAGTTCATGTACTGCGCTCCGGACGAGGGAGCAGCCGCAGTGGTGCTGTGCCGTGCCGACAAAGCCAAGCAGTACCGGTCCGTGCCGATTCAGCTGAAGGCATCCGTACTCCGCACGCGACGCGAAGGTGCCTTCGAGATGCAGAGTCCCTCCCTTCCGCTCACCGGGGCTCCCAGCCCGACCGTCGACGCCTCCCGTGCCGCGTTCGAGATCGCCGGTGTCGAACCGGCGGATGTCGGTGTGGCCCAGTTGCAGGACACGGATGCCGGCTCCGAGATCATGCACATGGCCGAGAACGGATTCTGCGCGGACGGCGACCAGGAAAAGCTGATCGCTGAGGGATACACCGAGATCACCGGCACGCTGCCGGTCAACACCGACGGTGGGCTCATCGCGAACGGAGAGCCGATCGGCGCGTCGGGACTTCGGCAGATTCACGAGGTGGTTCGCCAGATGCGCGGAGAAGCCGGCGAACGTCAGATCGAGAAGATTCCTTCGGTCGGATACACCCACCTGTACGGATCGCCCGGCACGGGTGCGGTCAGCATCCTGGTGAGGTGAGGTGAGTGACCGACACCGTTTTTCCCCCGGACTGGGCGCAGCGCACTGCGCTCGTCGTCGAGCCGACCGGCGAGAGCGTCACGTTCGCGGAAATCGAGGAACGCTCGAACCGCGCCGCGCACTTCTTTCGAGAACAAGGTCTGCGAATCGGTGATACGGTCGCCCTTCTCCTGGAGAACCGGATCGAGCTGCTCGTCCTGGCTTTCGCCGCGCAGCGATGCGGCCTGTACTACGCAGCCGTCAACACCCACCTGACATCGGCGGAGATCGACTACATCGTCGAAGACTGCGGCGCCTCCCTGGTTGTGTCTTCCTCGCGATGCCACCTCGCTGTCACGAAGCCGGAGATCCGACGATTCTCCGTCGACCCGGTGGAGACGGAAGGGTGGCATATTCTCGACCTCGAGCCGTACCCGGGCAACCCTGTGGCGGACCAAGCAGAGGGGGATTTCCTCCTGTACTCCTCCGGTACGACAGGGCGGCCCAAAGGCATCGAACGGCCCCTGACTGGTGGAGAATTCGGAAGCTACCCGGACATCCCGGGCAAGTGGTTGTCGGGACTGCTCGGTCTGGTGCCGGGAGACGTTTACCTGACACCCGCTCCGCTCTACCACGCGGCGCCTCTGGCATGGACGATGGGAGCCCTTCGCCAGGGCACCACGGCTGTCGTCATGGAACGGTTCGATGCATCCCTTGCCCTCGAACTGATCGAGAGACATCGCGTCACCCACAGTCAGTGGGTGCCGACCATGTTCGTGCGAATGCTCAAACTCGATCCGGAAGTTCGTCATCGCTTCGATCTGTCGAGTCATCGCGTCGCCGTGCATGCGGCCGCGGCCTGCCCGATCGAGGTGAAGCGGCAGATGATCGACTGGTGGGGACCGATCCTCTTCGAGTTCTACTCCTCCACCGAGGGCGTTGGGGCCACCAGCATCTTCTCCGACGACTGGCTGCGTAAGCCGGGATCGGTGGGGCGGCCGTTGATAGGGAAGATCGAGATCTTGGACGACGACCATCGGCCGGTGGACACCGGCGTCGTAGGGACGATCTGGTTCTCGGGCGGTAGCAATTTCCGGTATCACGGTGACGCTGCCAAGACGGCAGATGCGCACGACGCGGAGGGACGCGCAACCGTCGGGGATCTGGGCTGGATGGACGAGGACGGCTACCTCTATCTGGCAGATCGACGGGCCGATCTCATCATCTCGGGTGGAGTCAACGTCTATCCGAGAGAGATCGAGGACGCGCTGATTCTTCATCCGGATGTGCTGGACATTGCGGTGGTCGGGCTTCCGGACGAGGAGATGGGTCATCGCGTGGTGGCATTCGTGCAACCGCGCCCGGACTCGACGGTTCCGGTCGATTTACTGTCTCGCGCCCTGACCGAGTTCTGCAGGGACTCCCTGGCGAAATTCAAGATCCCGCGCGAATTCCGATTCGTCGAAGAACTGCCGCGCACACCCACCGGGAAGCTGCGCAAACACGAACTGTTGCTTCGGTGACGGTTTTAAAGACACGCGCCTGCACGACGTTGTCGAACAGTTCCTGCGCTTGCTGTCGGAAGAATGATTGGAGAAGCACATGCGTGTTTTCAGCTCGGCCGACGAGATAGTCGGTGCAGCAGGTGAGAAGCTGGGTGTCTCGGACTGGGTGGACATCACTCAGGAGCGGATCGACACCTTCGCAGAAGCGACGGGGGATCATCAGTGGATCCACGTCGATGTCGAGCGTGCGAATTCCGAGAGCCCCTACGGGAAGCCGATCGCTCACGGATATCTGACTTTGTCGCTGCTTCCGATGCTGGGGTGGCAGATCTACCGGATCGAAGGCTCGAAAATGGGAATCAATTACGGTTCCAACAAGGTCCGGTTCGTCAACCCTGTTCCCGTCGGGTCTCGCGTGCGCCTGCACTCCACGTTGGTATCCGCGGAATCCCTGCCCAACGGATCTGTGCAGATGATCGTCGGCCAGTCGATGGAAATCGAAGGGCAGGACAAGCCGGCATTGGTGGCGGAAACGGTGAGCCGGGTTGCGTTCTAGAAGTAGAAGCATTCCAGCGGCCCTTGCAGAAAGGCAATTGTATGTCTGAGCGGACAGTCATCGTCTCCGGTGGAACCGGTGGGCTGGGCACCGCGGTCGTCGGTGAACTTCTCGCCGGAGGATGGCACGTCGTCGTACCGTGGGTCGTCGAGGAGGAGTTGAGCCGGCTTCCGCAGTCGGACCGCCTCACGCTGATCGAAGCCGACCTGTTCGACGAGGAGCAGGTGCGCGGCGTAGTGGCCGAAGCTACCCGGCATGACGACCGTCCGCTCGGGGCCGTGGTCAACCTCGTCGGCGGGTTCGCGATGGGAGAGCGCGTTGCAGACACACCGATCAGCGAATTCGACCGGTTGCTGCGTCTGAACCTGCATCCTCTCTATCTCCTCACACAACATGCTCTGCCCGCGTTGGTCCGAGCGGGTGGTGGTTCGATCGTCGGCGTTTCGGCGAAGGCGGCGTTCGCCCCCTTCAGCGGCGCCTCGGGTTACATCACCTCGAAGGCCGCTGTCTGCGCATTCCTCGGTGCAGTCGCGGCGGAGTACTCGCGAGACGGAATCCGCGCCAACGCGATACTGCCCTCCGTAATAGACACTCCGGGTAACCGCTCGACACAACCGGATTCGAGCAGGGACGGGTGGGTCTCCCCGGCGCAGATCGCGTCGACCGTAGCCTTCCTGGTATCGGATGCAGCGTCGGCGGTGACGGGTGCACAGGTCCCGGTGCCGGGCGTCGGCTGAGTTGCTTCATCACGAGAGGAACGGCGCATGACCGCCGGATTGACCGACCTGACCGCTCTACTGAAACTCGACCAGGTCGACGAACTGATATTCGAGTCCCTACCTGCCGATTACCCGCTACCGCGGGTCTTCGGCGGTCAGGTGGTGGGCCTCGCCGTCGCTGCGAGTGCACGTACCGTCCCGACAGGCTGGTCCATGCACTCGGTCCAGTCCCAATTCCTCAGGCCGGGACGTGCGGGCCAGGTCATCAGATTCGTCGTCACTCCGACCCGGGACGGCACGTCCTTCGCCAGCAGGTCGATCGACGCGTATCAGAGCGACAAACTCATCTTCACGGCACGCGCCTCGTTTCATCGCGACGAGAACGGCTTCGACCATCAGATGCCTGCCCCCGCGGCCCCGGCACCCGATACGGTCCCGTCGATCGTCGATCTGTACCACGCGGAACCCGGGCTGTGGCCGGAGTTCTATCTGGAATGGGGTCCGCTCGAGATGCGGATCGTGCCGGACGCGGACGTACCGGCGATCCCGACTTCGACCGGGATCGGGTCGCGCGGCCTGACGTGGATGCGGGCGAACAAGATAGCCTGTGATGAGGCCTATATGCACCGGGCACTGCTGGCGTGCATCTCGGACCTGTTGATCCTTCCGGAGTCGGTTCGGCCACACGGCGTACCGTCCTCCCATCCGGGCGTCCAGACGGCGTCTCTCGACCACTGCGTCTGGTTCCATCGGGATTTCCGCGTCGACGAATGGCTGCTCTACGACCGCATGTCGCCCTCCGCGCACGGCGGACTGGGCTTCTGCCGTGGTGAGTTCTTCGACGCCGATGGTGTCCATGTCGCGAGCGTCGTCCAGGAGGGACTGATCAGACCCGTCTGACGATCGGTGTTCTTGCGCGAAAAGGGGCGGTCCTACTCGATGTAGGACCGCCCCTTTCGGCGTGCGGTTGCAACGGCGTCTGTCAGAAGCCCAGATTACGTCCGACGATGTCGAGCATGATCTCGTTCGTGCCGCCGTAGATGCGCTGAACGCGGGCGTCGCGCCAGAGCCGAGCGATCTCGTACTCGTTCATGTATCCGTAGCCACCGTGCAGCTGGAGGCATCGGTCGACGATCTTCCACTGGGTTTCCGTCGCCCACCACTTGGCGCCGGCGGCTTCCTCTGCCGTGAGATCGCCGGAATTGACGCCCAGGATGCACTGGTCCACATAGGTCTGCATGACATCGACTTCCACCCGCATCTGCGCGAGGGCGTGACGATTGACCTGGAACTTGCCGATTTCCTGGCCGAAGGCCTTTCGCTCGTGGGCATACGCGGTCGTCAGGTCGACGGCGCGGCGTGCCTGGGCGACCGCATGGATGGCAATGCCGAGGCGCTCGGCCGGCAGGTTGCCCATCAGGTGGTAGAAGCCGCGGTTCTCCTCGCCGAGGAGGTTCTCGACCGGCACTCGGACGTTGTCGAAGAACAACTCGGCCGTGTCGGCGGATTTCTGGCCGATCTTGTCGAGCTTGCGGCCGCGGGTGAAGCCCTCCATGCCGGTCTCCACCACCAGCAGGCTGATGCCCTTGTGCGGCTTCTCGGCGTCGGGGTCGGTGCGGCACACGACGACGACGAGATCGGCGAGCAGGCCGTTCGAGATGAAGGTCTTGGCGCCGTTGACCACGTAGTGGTCACCGTCGCGCCGAGCCGAGGTCTTCACGTTGGCGAGATCGGATCCGGCGCCGGGTTCGGACATTGCGATAGCGGTGATGTACTCGCCGCTGACGTACTTGGGGAGCCAGCGCTTCTTCTGCTCGTCGGTGGTGAGGTCGCGGAAATAACCGGACAGGATGTCGTTCTGCACACCGAGACCGATGCCGACCGCGCCGGTGGCGTGGTATTCCTCGTTGAGGATGGCGTTGAAGCGGAAGTCCTTGATGTCGGCGCCGCCGTACTCTTCCGGCATCTCCCAGCCGATGAGTCCGAGTTTGCCGGCCTCGAGCCAGACGTCACGATCGACGTAGCCGCGTTCCTCCCACTCCTCGGAGTGGGGGACACACGCGGTTTCGAAGAACGAACGTGCTGTGGCCCGGAACTCGTCGTGTTCGGGTTCGAAAATCTTGCGTCGCATTGCTGTCACTCCGTCAGCACTAGGAGGGCGGCGCCTTCGTGACGCCAATGAGTTAAATATACTGACTATTTAATTGGTTGCGAAAGGGTATGGTCTCGATCCGGTGATTTCGCCGTTCGGTGATGATCGCCGTTCAGTGAGCGACGGCGAACTCCCAGACCGACATCCCCGAACCGAGGGCCTTCCGGCCGAGTTCCTTGGACCACTGCGTCGGCGCTCCGAAATCGCGGTTCCACGCAAGTGCACGCGTGGTGAAGTGCCTGAGTTGGTGGTCCAGTGTGAAACCGATGGCTCCGTGCGCCTGGTGGATATCGCGGCTGACGACAGTTGCTGCCCGACCGGCTTGAATCTTCGCTATCGAGACCGCGATGCGAGAACCGTCGGCGTCGAAGCCCAGCTGGTCGATCACCGCGGTGGCATGGGCGGCCGCGGCCTTTGCGGTGGTGACGAGCCCGGCAGACCGGGAGATCAACTCCTGAACGGCTTGGAATTTGCCGATCGGCCGGCCGAACTGATGACGTTCGGTCACGTGGGCGATCCCCAGATCGAGAACGCGTTCCAGGGCGCCGCAGATCTGTTCCGACCGTGCCCAGGCGCCTCGGGTCAGGTACTCGCTGCGCGTGTCCGTCGATGTGGGGACCACGTTCAGAGCTTCGACCGGAACGGACACGTGGGCATAGTGCTCTCCCACCAGATCGCCTACAGGTTCGATCTCGGCGTCATCGGTGCCGATACGGCCGACGAAGCTGTCACCTGCAACGAGAATGTCGCTTGCAATCTGTCCCCAGGGAACACGGTTGAGAACGACTTCCCCTGCTCGAAGGTCCTCGGGCGACCAGTCGACCTGGACGGCGGTCATCGGTGCCGACGATGCGTCGGTACCGTGCAGGCCGATCAGCCACGACGCGAGAAGGTCGGTCTCGAACAGTGGCGCAGGGAGCGCGTGGTAGCCGCTGCGGTCCAGCATGAGAGCGGCTTCGGAGACCCCGCCACCGCTGCCGCCGGCGTCTTCGGGCGTCGTGAGGAGGGTCAAACCCGATTCGCCCAGGAGGTCCCAGGCTTCGGGGGAGTAAGGCAGGGTCGTCTGCGGACTGTGCAGGTGGGGGCCCGTGATCGAACCGAACAGGTCGTCGGTGAGTTCGCGCAAGGCATCCAGTTCCGCCGAGGTCGAGCCGTGAACAGTCGAGGTCATCTCAATCCCAATCCGCGCGCGATGACTCCGCGCAACACTTCGCTCGTTCCACCTCGGAGTGTGAAACCTGGTGCATGCAAAAGGGCCTCGGCAATCAATCGGCCGAGCGTGTCGGAGGATTCGAGATCGGTGTGAGCGTGTGCGGCCAGCTCTGCACAGTCGCTGACGACGCGCTGCTCGAAGCTCGTACCGATCTCCTTGATGAGTGCCGCGGCGAGGTCGGCGGGCTCGTCGTTCGACAGTGCCCGGGCCACGGAGCTCGAAAGGTGACGAAGAGTGGTGAGATCTGCGACGAGGTTGCCGAAGGTCACCAACGAATGGTCGTCCACGTCGTCGCTACCTGCCAACTGCGCGCCCACCGCATCGAGAAGGGGCTGCGGGGAAAGAATGCGTTCGGGACCGCTGCGCTCGAAGCTCAGTTCCGACCCCACCTGCCTCCATCCTTCTCCGGGGGTGCCGACCACCATGTCGTCCGGAACGAAGACATGATCGAGCACCACTTCGTTGAAGTGATGTTGACCGGTGAGCAATTTGATGGGGCGGATGTCGATGCCTGGGGAGTTGAGGGTGATGAGGAATTGGCTCAGACCCTCGTGCCGGTGTTTGGGATCCAGGTCTTCGGTCCGGGCGAGGACGAAGAACGCTTCACTGTGGTGTGCACCCGAAGTCCACACCTTGGTGCCGGTGACTTCCCATCCGCCGTCGACTCGGACGCCGCGGGTGCGCACCGAGGCGAGATCGGAGCCTGCTTCGGGCTCACTCATCCCGATCGCGAAATAGCATTCACCGGAGGCGATCCGAGGAAGATAACGTTCTCGCTGAGTCGTCGATCCGTGTTTGAGCA comes from Rhodococcus sp. B50 and encodes:
- a CDS encoding Zn-ribbon domain-containing OB-fold protein, with protein sequence MAEFVSPPDLFRVDGENVHLLASTSSTSQYLVFPAEPGRPVVELSSEGTLYTWTSQEFPPPSPPALKDGDFRAYGVGYVEFPEGLLVEGRLTSCDPEALTIGGRMRVVTIPFAGGETFAFEPVDVNESDRGQ
- a CDS encoding thiolase family protein; translation: MVDVAIIGVGMHPFGRFPGKSALDMGAEALRAALDDAGIAWPDVQMGFAGSLEVSNPDSVIGKVGLTGIPVYGVFNGCATANTSLSMAAKAIEHGEADIAVAVGFDKHPKGAFAADPSVIGLPEWYAETGLFLTTHFFGMKINRYMHDHGITSRTLARVAAKNLRNGARNELAWRRKPMSEEQILGAPYLNFPLTQFMYCAPDEGAAAVVLCRADKAKQYRSVPIQLKASVLRTRREGAFEMQSPSLPLTGAPSPTVDASRAAFEIAGVEPADVGVAQLQDTDAGSEIMHMAENGFCADGDQEKLIAEGYTEITGTLPVNTDGGLIANGEPIGASGLRQIHEVVRQMRGEAGERQIEKIPSVGYTHLYGSPGTGAVSILVR
- a CDS encoding AMP-binding protein — its product is MTDTVFPPDWAQRTALVVEPTGESVTFAEIEERSNRAAHFFREQGLRIGDTVALLLENRIELLVLAFAAQRCGLYYAAVNTHLTSAEIDYIVEDCGASLVVSSSRCHLAVTKPEIRRFSVDPVETEGWHILDLEPYPGNPVADQAEGDFLLYSSGTTGRPKGIERPLTGGEFGSYPDIPGKWLSGLLGLVPGDVYLTPAPLYHAAPLAWTMGALRQGTTAVVMERFDASLALELIERHRVTHSQWVPTMFVRMLKLDPEVRHRFDLSSHRVAVHAAAACPIEVKRQMIDWWGPILFEFYSSTEGVGATSIFSDDWLRKPGSVGRPLIGKIEILDDDHRPVDTGVVGTIWFSGGSNFRYHGDAAKTADAHDAEGRATVGDLGWMDEDGYLYLADRRADLIISGGVNVYPREIEDALILHPDVLDIAVVGLPDEEMGHRVVAFVQPRPDSTVPVDLLSRALTEFCRDSLAKFKIPREFRFVEELPRTPTGKLRKHELLLR
- a CDS encoding MaoC family dehydratase, which codes for MRVFSSADEIVGAAGEKLGVSDWVDITQERIDTFAEATGDHQWIHVDVERANSESPYGKPIAHGYLTLSLLPMLGWQIYRIEGSKMGINYGSNKVRFVNPVPVGSRVRLHSTLVSAESLPNGSVQMIVGQSMEIEGQDKPALVAETVSRVAF
- a CDS encoding SDR family NAD(P)-dependent oxidoreductase; amino-acid sequence: MSERTVIVSGGTGGLGTAVVGELLAGGWHVVVPWVVEEELSRLPQSDRLTLIEADLFDEEQVRGVVAEATRHDDRPLGAVVNLVGGFAMGERVADTPISEFDRLLRLNLHPLYLLTQHALPALVRAGGGSIVGVSAKAAFAPFSGASGYITSKAAVCAFLGAVAAEYSRDGIRANAILPSVIDTPGNRSTQPDSSRDGWVSPAQIASTVAFLVSDAASAVTGAQVPVPGVG
- a CDS encoding acyl-CoA thioesterase — translated: MTAGLTDLTALLKLDQVDELIFESLPADYPLPRVFGGQVVGLAVAASARTVPTGWSMHSVQSQFLRPGRAGQVIRFVVTPTRDGTSFASRSIDAYQSDKLIFTARASFHRDENGFDHQMPAPAAPAPDTVPSIVDLYHAEPGLWPEFYLEWGPLEMRIVPDADVPAIPTSTGIGSRGLTWMRANKIACDEAYMHRALLACISDLLILPESVRPHGVPSSHPGVQTASLDHCVWFHRDFRVDEWLLYDRMSPSAHGGLGFCRGEFFDADGVHVASVVQEGLIRPV
- a CDS encoding acyl-CoA dehydrogenase family protein, which produces MRRKIFEPEHDEFRATARSFFETACVPHSEEWEERGYVDRDVWLEAGKLGLIGWEMPEEYGGADIKDFRFNAILNEEYHATGAVGIGLGVQNDILSGYFRDLTTDEQKKRWLPKYVSGEYITAIAMSEPGAGSDLANVKTSARRDGDHYVVNGAKTFISNGLLADLVVVVCRTDPDAEKPHKGISLLVVETGMEGFTRGRKLDKIGQKSADTAELFFDNVRVPVENLLGEENRGFYHLMGNLPAERLGIAIHAVAQARRAVDLTTAYAHERKAFGQEIGKFQVNRHALAQMRVEVDVMQTYVDQCILGVNSGDLTAEEAAGAKWWATETQWKIVDRCLQLHGGYGYMNEYEIARLWRDARVQRIYGGTNEIMLDIVGRNLGF
- a CDS encoding acyl-CoA dehydrogenase family protein, whose amino-acid sequence is MTSTVHGSTSAELDALRELTDDLFGSITGPHLHSPQTTLPYSPEAWDLLGESGLTLLTTPEDAGGSGGGVSEAALMLDRSGYHALPAPLFETDLLASWLIGLHGTDASSAPMTAVQVDWSPEDLRAGEVVLNRVPWGQIASDILVAGDSFVGRIGTDDAEIEPVGDLVGEHYAHVSVPVEALNVVPTSTDTRSEYLTRGAWARSEQICGALERVLDLGIAHVTERHQFGRPIGKFQAVQELISRSAGLVTTAKAAAAHATAVIDQLGFDADGSRIAVSIAKIQAGRAATVVSRDIHQAHGAIGFTLDHQLRHFTTRALAWNRDFGAPTQWSKELGRKALGSGMSVWEFAVAH
- a CDS encoding acyl-CoA dehydrogenase family protein, coding for MIGLVPEVIPLPPETAELRAAVRDFLAADRNRYGWEPRVDSWISSWDPGFSRRLAQQGWLGMTIPTEHGGQGRSHLERFVVTEELLAHGAPVAAHWVSDRQVGPALLKHGSTTQRERYLPRIASGECYFAIGMSEPEAGSDLASVRTRGVRVDGGWEVTGTKVWTSGAHHSEAFFVLARTEDLDPKHRHEGLSQFLITLNSPGIDIRPIKLLTGQHHFNEVVLDHVFVPDDMVVGTPGEGWRQVGSELSFERSGPERILSPQPLLDAVGAQLAGSDDVDDHSLVTFGNLVADLTTLRHLSSSVARALSNDEPADLAAALIKEIGTSFEQRVVSDCAELAAHAHTDLESSDTLGRLIAEALLHAPGFTLRGGTSEVLRGVIARGLGLR